DNA from Octopus sinensis unplaced genomic scaffold, ASM634580v1 Contig00352, whole genome shotgun sequence:
TTACTTAACATACAAACAGCTCTTTGAACGGTAGCCAAATCCCCACCAGGTATAATCGTCGGGGGTTGGTAATTGATCCCTACTTTGAACCCTGTTGGACACCAATCGACAAACTGAATTGATCGTTTTGTCTTGATCGTAGCAATTGCTTGGTTCACATCTTTCGGAACGACGTCTCCACGATAAAGCATGCAGCAAGCCATGTATTTGCCGTTGCGTGGGTCGCATTTGACCATCTGGTTGGCAGGTTCGAAGCAAGCGTTAGTAATTTCAGACACCGAAAGAGACTCGTGGTAAGCTTTTTCTGACGAAATGATTGGTGAATAAGTAACCAATGGGAAATGGATTCTAGGATAAGGAACGAGGTTGGTTTGAAACTCCGTCAGATCAACGTTAAGCGCACCGTCAAAACGCAAAGAAGCCGTGATGGAACTCACCACCTGAGCAATCAGTCGATTTAAGTTAATATAACTCGGACGTTCAATGTCGAGATTTCTGCGACATATGTCGTAAATAGCTTCGTTGTCGACCATAAAAGCGCAATCAGAGTGTTCCAAAGTCGTGTGGGTGGTCAGAATCGAATTATACGGTTCGACAACAGCTGTTGAAACCTGAGGTGCAGGATACACCGAGAACTCTAGCTTGGATTTCTTCCCAAAGTCGACACTCAGCCGTTCCATCAGTAACGAGGTGAAACCGGAACCTGTGCCACCACCGAAACTGTGGAACACCAAGAAACCCTGCAGTCCAATACATTGGTCAGTGAGCTTGCGGATTCTGTCCAGAACCAAATCGATTATCTCCTTACCAATAGTGTAGTGACCACGGGCATAATTATTGGCCGCATCTTCTTTACCGCTGATAAGCTGCTCCGGGTGGAACAGCTGGCGGTACGGACCTGTACGGACCTCATCTGCAATTGGAGAAAcaatagaattattattagcGTTTGTGTAAATAAGaggacgtgcgtgtgtgtatgtcagcatatgtataataattgagtatgtgtatgcgtgtgtatatttgtatgtgtgtacgtgtgtatgtatgtgtgtgtaaacgcgcgtgtgtgtgtatgcgtgcgcgattgtgtgtatgcttgtgtgtgtgggtgtttgtgggtgcgtatgtctatacatgtatgtgtatgtgtatgcgtgtgtgtatgtgtgtgtacgtgcctgtgcatttgtgtatgcgtgtgtgtatgcttgtgtgtgtgtgcgcgtgcccgTGTatacgtgttcgtgtgtgtatgcgtgtgtgtgtatgtgcgtttgtgtgtgtgtgcatgtgtgtgtgtttgtgcgctcatgtgtgcatgcttgtgtgtatgtgtgtttgtgcgtgcgtatgtctatacttgtgtgtgtgtatatgtgcgcatgtgtgtatgcgtgtgtgtgtgcatgtgtgtgtgcatgcgtgagcatttgtgtgtacgtgtgtgtatgcttgtgcatgtgtgtgcgcgcgcacgtgtatgcgtatgcgtgtgtgttttgtgtgttttgtgttgcgtgtatgtatgtgtgtgtgtttgtgcgtgcgtgtgtgtgtatgtgcgtgtctatgtgtgtgcatgtgcgtatgtgtgtgtgtgcgcgcgcgtgtatgcgtgtgtgtgagagtgactgtatgtttgtgtttgtaggacaacatatatgtataaaacagatAGAAGAATCTAATCttatacaaaaaaattaatttcctcGCCCCACACCACACCACCCTACCTCACCCACCTCGTAAACTTTCGATATTGGCAACAGCAAATGATTGCTCGGTGACGTCATCCACACGTAACGACAGTTGTTAAGTTAATGTTAACAAATTTAATTCAGAAAACGTTGAAAATCTCAACGGAATAATTGTTATGGcagaaacaacaatattaattaaaacaaatattgttttaattattccaGCAAACACGGGATATATGTTGGCCTAATTAGACATCGTCAGTGAAGCAATAACTaaatttttacatttcgagcagagGGTGACTCtgaataatttattctttaaaatactttaaattttCTCGTCTGTTCCATGTACGATATATAATGACTCTCATTGCTGCCTCAGCAAGTACAGTGTAGCCTATGAACCGCTGAAGAGGTCTAATAACAATGAAACATATATCCGCAGTTGTCTCCCACACCACTGGGATAATTCATATAATGCTCTCTACTGAGTTAGAATTGTAATTTGCTAgcagtatatttatttcttagaaGTGTTTTCGAAATGTCTTAGATAAATTAACGATCACTGAACATATTATACCTGCAACTATGGAATCATATCTGCAATAGATCAGATCTGCTAAAGAATTAATCTTAGGAGAGAAATACTAAATGAAATATAGACGTAAACAAATTAtgaaacagagaaataaaagTGACATAAATAAGGAATTTCGACAAATTCTAGAATAAAAACAGAAcaacagaataatagaataactATGATATGAGAAATATGCCCTAAGATAAGCCTTTTATGATATTCCCCAACATAATTTCtcataaataattctttctgctataggcacaaggcctgaaattttggaggaggagatagtcgattacatcgaccccagtgcgtaactggtacttatttcatcgaccccgaaaggatgaaaggcaaggccgacctcggcggaatttgaactcagaacgtagcggtaaacgaaataccgctcagcatttcgcccggcatgcgaacgattctgccagctttatttcttataaataatGAATGGGTGCTGAAACGTACTTTAACTCTCTCTTAGAAGTTCAACAACTTGTTATAAGAGAGAAAAGGATGCACATTGCATGTAACGAAAATAATGTATTTGGAAGCATCAGTTCCTATGATTAACTATAATTCAAagtttacagagatgtacttgcatagcaagtgacctgatctgagatcgtgtgctggaacgaaaacaattgcagggtggaaggtgtttataagccatttaagcaaCACACAAGAtccgttaaattcacttcaacatttaaatctaatttatcaaaatattttcgtcgctttgagaccgcgacctgttcactgacaaaattccgtgctgcatcttggaattataaacaccttccacgctgcaattgtttaattTAGAGGTTGTCTCGATTTAATTGCTATAAGTTAAAGTTTGTCCAGGTTTGACCCTAAGAAATTGTGGCAAGCCAACTTACCGATGACCGTAGGTTCCAGATCAACGAAAACGGCCCTTGGGACGTGTTTTCCTCCACCAGTTTCGCTGAAAAACGTGTTAAACGAATCATCGCTGCCTGTTTGTGACCTCAGATCAGGTATTTGACCATTTTGCTGGATACAATGTTCCAAACAATACAGTTCCCAGCATGCATTACCGATTTGAACTCCTGCCTGTCCGATGTGGATACTGATACACTCACGCTGCAaggaaaggaaagacaaaatCAGACTCATTAGTTTAATGAATAAAGAATATtgtatgtagctgtgtggtaagaagtttgcttcccaaccatatgactCCTGGTTCAGTCCCTTTACATGTcactgtatgcatttgtgtatatatgcgcgcgcgcgcgcgcgtgtgtgtgtgtgtgtgtgtgtgtgttaaaaggagcactccgttggttgcgacgacgagggtcgcagctgatacgatcaacggaacagcctgctcgtgaaattaacgtgcaaatggctgagcattccacagacacgcctACCCCTTCTCATACTTCTCAGgtagattcagcgtggcacagagtgtgacaaagctggccctttgaaatacaggtacaactcatttttgccagtggattggactggagcaacgtgaaataaagtgtcttgctcaaggacaaaacgtgTCGCTGGGaaatgaactcacaaccttacgatcatgagccgaatgccctaaccactaagccgcgcgCCTTCACACAATATgaccttattcttttattcttttatttgtttcagtcatttgactgcagccatgcaggggcaccgccttttgtcgaacaaatcgaccccaagtcttatcctttgtaagcctaatacttattctatcggtcatttttgccgaaccgctaagttacggggacataaacacaccagcatcgattgtcaagcgatggtgggggtacaaacacagacacacacacacacgcacacacacgcacgcacacacacacacacacacacacacacatatatatatatatatatatatatatatatatatatatatatattatatatatatacgacgggcttctttcagttttagtccaccaaatccactcactaggctttggtcggcccgagtttgACACCTACTGGAATGGCTTCGATCAAATGGTTCCCTtgatcaagaagaagaagaagaagaagaagaagaagaagaagaagaagaagaagaaaaacaacaacaacaacaacaacaacaacaacaataacaccaccaacaagcacaataacaacaacaacagcagcagcaacagcaacaataacaacgagaagtacaacaacaacaacagtagcagatGTGGATCATGCACGCCATCATAACATTTATTACAAACATATAACAGACAGGGAATTCTGCCGAAAACGTTGCAGTGGTCATTAGACAAACGTGCTGCTAACCAGACAAGATTTGTCAATAGATATATTACAATAAAAGAGGTATTTGTAATTTGAGAATGTTCAAATACCTTTGAAGACCGATCCCAATTGAGAAGGAACAAAAGTTATGACACATCCCATATTGTCTCCTGTTCCTTGGTTTATTTTAGCTACGACAGCCAAAACCCATGTTTGAGGATTTGGAGGAGATGAAACGAAAATAAATTTACTGAAATAATTTAGGATCAGAAATGACAGGAATCAACGAAGGTTGGTTTATCTGTTCATTCGTTCCACAACTTCTATCCAATTAAGGAACTactaaaacacacataaacacacgcacgcacacgcacacggaTGTATGttaagatacatgtgtgtgtgtgtgtgtaaatacagtgtacatttaaatgcATAAGAGGTagccatcataggactacctgcacgctagagagaacagttaagTTCCGAACCACTATTAGAGATAAAATatcgaagaaaatgaaaaatgaaaaaacatttaccatctaactcctggacaaatggtttcagacttttttagcaaataaaataatattctaggcgaagtcttcttcagcaggtacaacttagattaaatatatatacacgaggcaatccagtatatgcATCGTGGTTATAAATTCTAAGTTTTCAAATTAACAGCGCAAGCGCAGCTCCCTGTCGGAGGTAAATAAATATGCCGGCTTTTTCATTtcgaaaatacacacatacacatatatgtatatatatatatatatgtgtgtgtgtgtgtgtgtgtgtgtgtgtgtgtgtgtgtgtgtgtgtgtgtgtgtatgtgtgtgtgtgtgtgtgtgtgcatgcttgcagcAATATATTATGGAATCTGATTTGattggtacttgaagaagtgGTGAAACAGTTTATAtcgaaagaaaatggaaaaacttcTTTATTAATAATCTACAATAGTTgtcaaaattatatatgtacacacacacacatccacatacatgcgcgcacgcacgtgAACACTCACACACTTGAATTTCCATGAAGCCAATCGTAAATTAATCTGCAAAGAGATTCACAAACCAAACTTCCCCGatagtctctctctatataagacAATAACTTAAAAGTTAACCAGTATATGTCGACAGTGTATGCTATATGCACTTAATATGTCgcagaaaaaaattgttaatatacAATTCACAAGAAAGTTATACAagatattatatttaaatgtcattctaaacattTCGTTGAATAAATTCGCCGATGGTAATTTTCAAGGGAAGTCACATAAGATAATTTGTAGTAGCGTCCCTTGcatgatctacacacacacacacacacacacacacacatatatatctgacgTACAAAAATGAATGTACGTCCATCAAACTGAACTTCAGTGTGGACTGAAGAATGCGGACATTTTCCGATGGTATCAATCACTGCTCGGTATTACAGGAAGGATCAAAACTTCTCGAAAATGCTGAATTCAATGAGATCTTCAATAGGCaaagacgtggctgtgtggtaagaagcttgcttcccaaccacatcatttcgggttcagtcacacggcgtggcaccttgggcaaaaatctgctactatagcctcgggtcgaccaaagctttgtgagtgggtttggtagacggaaactgaaagaagccgtcggacatatatatatatatatatatatatatatatatattatatatatatatatatatatatatatatatatatatacatatatttgtctatgtgtgtgtgccttctacCATTGATCGACAACCGATATTGgcatgtttacgtctccgtaatttagcggCACGCCAAAactcaccgatagaataaataccaatctTACGAAAAAAAAAGGATCGctcgactaaaatttttcatggcggtgccccagcatgaccgcaatctaatgactgaagcgtgtaaaagataaaagatagaagaaacgATCGAATCAGAAAGAAAAAGGCGCTTATACATTtgtagttgtttttcttttgcgaaGGGACGCTACTCTaaattatcttttctttattacttcccttgaaaataaatttattttattttatttttttattcaactgaatttgcttggcagacgccattagaaaaacttatatctatttgcaaaggagccttcactttcatcgctacctggtggttaccgcccgttgacgagggacaacaatcccgaaactagttcgagcgtatcactcaggcttgcgaggaagggatggcctccctttgcaaatactccaaggacacagatattgtgtctagagccagctagagacgaagatctcttgggactataaagctacagtaacaccccctccccaatgtggttagccatgataagatggcttctatactttacattatcgagcgattactgtttcaatctcattctgagatttaattatgcttattgTAAATTGTATTAGTGAAATTCTATCGCAAATTAACAAAACTCAGTGTACGTCTTTTAAAAATAGATTTAGAAGTCGGATGGTTAACTATAATTGCGTTTTTTAAACTGcttaaattgtttgttttaacttcaggtgtgtctctctctgtctccctccttaccactctctcactttctcactttctctctccctctctctctttctctttctcttcctttctctccctctctttctctctctctctgtataatatatatatctatgtatgtatgtatgtatgtatgtatgtatgtatgtatgtatgtatgtatgtatgtatatcggagGGTTTTAATCAAGATGATTtaagtaaatgaataagtaaTCATATCACTCCTAAATGTTCTAAACCTTATAACACAATaaatgtttgtttgcttttttttgacACAACATTTGCAACTGTATTATGATATGAAATGTCATGCCTGGCCCTGCTGTCTGCTGGAATACAAGCCTGTTTTGCTGCACCAACCTTTATGAGCGAGGTCGTTGAGTTTAATGACATGTTTATAATACAAATGCCTTTTAGCTGTTTTTTAATTTACAATCTCTTTCTGCTATGCAACCTCGTGATCTCGTGATTGAAAGATTGTAGTCCGATCTACTTTACATTTCTTAAATGTTAGTAATTCCTGTTGTTAAAATTTCCTGTCAATTAACCAACATGTCATTGCTCGCTTGTTTATTTGGTAAACCTGATGAGTTGAGAGTTGCATAACATATTTCGTAATCTTATGGATTGTGGTTGTGCGCACTACATACCTGACTTATCATGTTTAAATTCCAATAAAGATCACAATGAAACAACTGTAGCAGTTTCAGAAACCCGTTTGCCCGTTTTTATTACGTATTTTACGCCGCGTTTAAGTTCCCATTCATCTTTGGACACTTTTGGATTAACTAAACAGCAGGAGATTTCCGTTCATGGATGCATTCCGTGCCATGGTAATGGATTGCTTAACTATCTGATTTACATCATTCTGTCTGGCCATTAATTGCTTCATTTTGATATGCCTCGATTCTTTATGGAACTCCTTTAACCAAATCTGTTTATAGTTTTCCCTGCTGATTCTTCTGGACGCTTCTGGAATTTCAAGTGATGGAATAGACAAAGTGAACAAggatttttctttgaaatatttaccAAGCTCTTGCTGCGAACAATATAGGAGTTTCCTTATCCATAGGACAAAAGTTTTTGTTGTACAACTAAGATAGAAGGCATTCTACTTCGACAAAAATGGGACCTTGAAATTGACTGATATTGAAGAAGCTGAATTCAAATGCATCGTCAAGTCTAGACGAAACTCTTCTTATAACCgctaaaaaaaagtttatttgatattatcaaaatcatttcagagaaattcttttagaaataagctctttttttaaaaaaaaaaacatttaatgtaTTCATAAAAGAACTTAAGAAATCTTCCTACATCTAAGTCCAAGCGGATAAGACTAGAAATCTATATAGACTTAACTTTGATTTTTACCG
Protein-coding regions in this window:
- the LOC115226892 gene encoding tubulin alpha chain-like; this encodes MRECISIHIGQAGVQIGNACWELYCLEHCIQQNGQIPDLRSQTGSDDSFNTFFSETGGGKHVPRAVFVDLEPTVIDEVRTGPYRQLFHPEQLISGKEDAANNYARGHYTIGKEIIDLVLDRIRKLTDQCIGLQGFLVFHSFGGGTGSGFTSLLMERLSVDFGKKSKLEFSVYPAPQVSTAVVEPYNSILTTHTTLEHSDCAFMVDNEAIYDICRRNLDIERPSYINLNRLIAQVVSSITASLRFDGALNVDLTEFQTNLVPYPRIHFPLVTYSPIISSEKAYHESLSVSEITNACFEPANQMVKCDPRNGKYMACCMLYRGDVVPKDVNQAIATIKTKRSIQFVDWCPTGFKVGINYQPPTIIPGGDLATVQRAVCMLSNTTAIAEAWARLDYKFDLMYAKRAFVHWYVGEGMEEGEFAEAREDLAALEKDYEEVGGDSDEGGAEDEFEEY